The Candidatus Manganitrophaceae bacterium nucleotide sequence ATTGCCGTCCTTTGTGAAAAGACGACCAAGTTGTCCCCAGGTTGTGGCAAGCCCCTCTTCAAAGCCGGTTTTTTTGTGAAGCTCCACTGATTTTTTTAGATAGTCAATGCCTTCATCGAGTTCCCCTTTGTCTTGAGCGAGTAGACCGAAATTACTATAGAGTACGGCCAGAGAGTGCGTATCTTTTTCTTTCTCCAAGAGATCTTCGGCCTCGAGGTAGTAGGCTTCCGCGCGTGTTTTGTCCCCGTTTTCCCGTGCAAGATTTCCAAGGTTTACAAGGGTCAGTCCGACGGCATGTGGATCGCTCTTTTCCTGTTGCAGAGACAAGACCTCCCGGTAGTACTCCTGCGAACGGTCCGGCACGTCAAGTTGTGCGTAAATATTTCCGATGTTGATTAAGAGATCGATCCGGTAGTTCAGAGTTTTGTTGGGTCCCAGGGCTTCCAGATCGGCCTCAAAGCAACGCAAGGCCGCTGGATAGTCCCGACGATGCAAAAAACGCTTTCCGTTGAGAAAAAGGCCGCTTCGATCTGTATCCATCGGGGCGTCAATCTTATTGGGGTCGGGTTGTGTCATGCTCTTTAAAATAACGGATCGGGTGTTTTAAATCAAAACTTAATGCAACGATCCTAGGATGCCTGTATTTGGCTTCGCGAGACCCATTCCTTCAGGGCACGGCCCGAGGGGCACAGAACCCGGAGTGTATGGTTTATATGTGAGGATTCAAGCACCACCGCAACGCCGGCATGGAGGAAGGGACTGGTGTGCTGAATCGTTGCAGCTATCTGTTGACAAAATGAACCAGAATAGTCGGATAATGAGTCCGTTAAAGTTGTTCTTCAATGTTTTTCTCAAATTTTTAAAACAATTGAAGGTCGTGATTCGACATGTCTCCTGAGAGAAAAGCCCCCACTGTTCAAAAAAAGTGGGAAATGAATGCACGAAAAGTCTCTTTTGCAAAATCATTCCCGGGATGCTTAGAGGGATGGACTGATGCTGTTGGAAAAAAATAGAACAGGTTGTCGTGCTGGAAAAAGAAAAGGCCGAGGTGGTTATCTTTATCGATGGGACCTTTGTTTTTGTTTCCGCTGCAGATTTAAAGCCCGCGGTGCTGATCAAATTCCTGCTCAAAGCAAGACCCTTTTTGGAACGTCACTATAAGGGTGCCTACGAAACGCTTGATCAACTCATTGCCTCAGATAAGGATTTACAGCGTTTATCCCGTTTGGGAAATATCATGGGCGCCATCCAAAATAATTACGCACAGATCCCCGAGTTGAAAGCAGAGCTGAGCCGTTTTCTGAAGAAAGTTGAACAAAAGTCCGTTGCTCAGGACATTTCTGGAATCGAAAAGTGAAAGCGTGCTTGTAATCTGGAAGAATCCATGGGGATAGAAATATTCGGGGCCATTGCCGTTTCATCCATGGTGATCTGCTACGCTCTTGAGCAGAAGTCTCATTATTTTGTGCTGGCCTTTTCTATTTCGTGTTTAGCCGCGGCTTTATATGCCTTTCTCATTCAATCCTGGCCCTTCGCCGTCATTGAAATGCTTTGGTTCTTGATTGCGGCTAGACGCTGGACCTTGCTACGCCGTGTTGAAGGGCGTGAAGACAAATGATCCGGATCATCACCGGGGCAGTCATCTCAGGTTTTAAAGAGACTTCATTGAAAGACACGTGCCAGTGATTCTTGAACGCTTGGTCTCCCACCTGAGGCAACATCTTTTTTTCTCCTCTGGTGAAAGAGGGTGAGCGTTTTATTCGCTTTGGCCAAGACAACAATCTGTTCACAGTACTGCTCAATATTCTCTCCAGGAAGCGCCCATAACGCCACTTCATCTGAGAGTGCATCCAAATATGTTCTGGCCCCGCAGCACCCCAGGCTCACGGCTGCCTTACCATTATTCATGACTTGGGGAATGACGGCACATGCAGGATGTCCCATTGCAGGCGCACTGTTTTTATCGACCCGTTGAACGGCTTCGCTGATGATCAGCCCCTGTTGCGCATGAGCAAAAAGCAAGACGATATCGGGATCCATCGGAAGCTCTGCAAGAGGCCCGTAGACAAGATGCTTCACTTTACGATCCAAAACCGGAATTTGGGCGACTTCCTCTTCACGGACGTAATCCAATCCGCTCATCGCCTGTAGTACTTCCCGAAGCTCCCCCTTATATGATGCAGAGGGTTGAGACAGGTTATGGGTATGTACGCCAATGGCACATAGCTCGTGATCTTTGGTTGAAGTCACAAAAATTCCCGTTGCTGCTTCCTGCCAGAAGGAGCATCCGGCCGGGACGGTTCCTTCAAATTCCGGGATATTTTCAGGAAGGTCTTCACAAAAGGACAGCGCAACCGGCGTCAAAGGAAGGTCCAAAGCCTCCTCCAATTGACGTGCAGCAATTTCATTTTTATTCATGTTGACCTCCAAGATTGTCAATGAATTATAAAACAAGACGCGGTACTTCCAAGTCAAGCCCTTTTTCCCCTTTCTGTCCTGCATCACAGCGGGTTGCGCAAGGAATACGGACTCTGCTAACCTGAGCCTTGAAAAGGAGGATGCACATGACAGTCGCAGAATTGATGGCTCGATTTCCTAAAATTCCGAGGACGCTCTCAGATGAACCGCTGGTTGCCGAATTTGCCCAGGCCTGTGGGGAGTGGTTGGCAATGGCGCAGGAACCGAGTGCCTGCTCTACCCAACATGATGCACGGAATCAGTATTATCTGAAGCTCATCGGCCCCATGGCCATACATGGATATGGACTCTCCTCCCGCGAAGATCTTTTGAAGGAGCTTCAGGGTTTTATCGATCGACACAAGGCGGACCCCAGTACGTTTGCGGTGAGTCTGCTCTCACCTGAAACGGTTGAAAAAGAAGTCAAGGGACCTGGTTGTTTTTAATAAAATGATCCTTTAAAAACTGGATGATTGATGCATACTGGAAGGTGTACCCCAGGACATCCTTCACTTTCTGATTAGAGACGCGCCGTTCCGGTGCGGGGGGCGCGGGGCCATCCGATAGAATCGGAACCCCCTTTTCCTGGGAGATCCACTGGGCCAGTTCCCGCCTTCGGAGAAGGCTGTTGTCCACCACATTATAAATCTCACCGACCGGCCCTTCTCTTTCTTGTCCGATCACCCGGTGGATGACACCACAGAGGTCATCCTGATGGACGGACAAGACCCATTGATCCGACATCTCCGATGTGCAGATCTTCCCTTCCCGAATATATCGATAAAAATATCCCCGTGCAAGGCTATACAGTCCGCCCGAACGTAAAATCGTATAGGGAACATCACTTGTGACGACGGCCTGTTCGGTGCGGAGTAGAATCTCTTGACGGTCAGATTCGATGGAAATGTTGTCGTTCTCGTGCCAGGTCTTGTCTTGAGATCGGGGGTAGACGCCCGTGGAGCCAATGAGAATCAGGTGGGGAAGGGGAGGTTTTCTCCGCCTGACCTGTTTGATGAGGAAGACCATGTTTCCGAGATAAGTCTCCCGATAACACGCGAGGTTTCCCCTCCCGGAGGATGGGCAAAAAATAATGTCATCTGCCCATTCCACCAGAGGCAGGAGCGCTTCACTCCGGATCGGCGCAAGGACAAGCGGACAGGGATCGTCCAGCAGGGGCGAGCGCTTGATGCCCCGGATCTCATAGCGCGTGTTGTAGAGGCGGAAGAAAGCAACGCCAAGGGCCCCATATCCGAGGATGAGTACCCGTCGGCGGCGTATCGTGGGATTCATGTCTGTGGTGTCGTCTTGCAGAAGAGGGCAATACTGGCAGTAAATCCGTGAAGAAAGTTTTTCCGGCCGATGGGTCCGATCTCTCCCTGTGCGAAAAAGCCCGCCACGGGGATGTCCCCCAGGCATTCCCGGATGGCACCGATATCGTGATGTTCGCTACCGAAAAACCGTTGACCCCGGCCGTTGCAGGAAAAGAGAAGCGCCGCTTCGGCCCTGGCCTCACCCAGTTCCCTTTTTCGAGTCTCTAAGAGCAGGCGAAGGTCTTCCCGGGCGCTCTCTCCATCCCGGACCTGCAATTGAACCGTTTGCCCCTCTTTGATGAGGTCTCCACAGGTGAGGCTGCCGCTGTCCTGATCAATTCCGATCAGGCTGCGGATGAGGAAGTCACCCCTGCCAAAGTGGCTCTTCTGCTCGTCAACCGCAATGCCAACATGAAGGCCTTCTTGTGCGAGGCGTTTTTCCTGTTCACTAAGTTTTGCATAGGTTTCTTTGACCGACTCGAGGGCAGGCCGACCCCCTAGTTCATGGATCACGTTTCGCTCAGCAGCCGTCACCAGAAAACGATCTCCGACAGGGCGGCAGCCCTGGGAAACGACGGTTTCGAGTTGGATGGCGCCATGGACCATGACACCGACACAGCCTTTTTGTACAAGCTGATTATTAAAAAAGAGGAGATTCTCTCCGGGATTCCGGGAACCGCCGGCTATCCCGCCCAATACCGGCGCGAAGGGAAATTTCTCCTGGAGGAAGCTGAGAAGGGTGTTTGCCGGCGTCGAGAATGGTTCAGCCAACAGTATGAAAAATGGGGAGTTTTCAATCGGGAGGAGTGAATCGGGCCACCCCTTTACCTGGGCGCCGTGGACATTTTCATCAAACGAGAGGTGAAAAGGGAGGAGTGTGACATCGGGCAGGTTTGCGGTCCAGAGTGATATGGCCGGGCCTTGTTCGACCTCAAGAGAGGACCCGATGATTCCCCCGCCGGTACAGCCCAAGAGGACCCTGGCGTTCAAGGCGTGATTGAGGTGGGTGGCAATCTCAGAGGCTGCTTTGCGATGGTGAGAGGAGATAAAAAAAACACACAAGTCTGGGGGCGATCCCATGGCCTGCATCGCATCTGAAGCGAGCTTTTCCACGGCGTTACGTGATTCGGCCTCAGTTGAAATCCCGGCCCAAAATTTCATGGCGATACCATCCCCCAATCAGATACCAGCATAACAAGCTGACATCCCGGGGTCAAACACGGGGTGGCCGTTCTTAGGGAAGCGCTTGATTCCATCTCTTTGGATGGTGTATCCTCTTACTCAGTTGAAGAACATTGTTGAGGAAAGGCCTGATGAAACAAACAAAAATTGCGGTGACCGAGGAAATCACCAAGGAAATTGAGAACTTCGGTATCCAGATGGCCCGCTTCAAAAATAAGGAGATCCCGGAGGAGAAATTCAAGCGGTTCCGGCTTCAATACGGCATCTACGGCCAACGGCAGGCAGGGTTGCAGATGGTTCGCGTCAAGATTCCGTCCGGACTTCTGAATGCCCGAAAGCTTCGTTGCCTGGCCGATATCTCTGAGAAATATACAAAAGGCATCGGCCATGTCACCACCCGCCAGGACATTCAGTTTCATTATGTCGATCTCGACCATGCCACCACCATCATGACCCAACTGGCCGAGGCGGGACTCACGACCCGTGAGGCCTGCGGCAACACCGTCCGAAATGTCACCGCCTGTCAGCATGCCGGGACCTGCCCCACCGAGCTGTTTGACGTCACCCCCTACGGTGAGAAGGTGGCCTATCATCTTCTGCGGAACCCGATTACCCAGGACATGCCTCGAAAATTCAAGATCTCTTTCTCCGGTTGCCAGAGCGAATGCGGTCTGGCGGCCATTCACGATATTGGTTTTATCGCCGAGAGCCGGGAGATTGCAGGAGAAACGGTTTACGGTTTTAAGGTTCTGGTCGGGGGAGGCTTGGGGTCGCACCCCAAGCTGGCAATGCTTTATACGGAATTCCTTCCCATTGATGAGGTGCTTGTGACCTGCGAGGCCATCTTGAGAATTTTTGATAAGCATGGCGACCGACGGAGAAAAAGCAAGGCCCGGATGAAATTTATTCTGGAAAAGTGGGGGCTGGACCTTTTTAAAGAAAAAGTCTCAGAGGAACTGGCCGCATTAAAGAAAGAGGGGAGGGAGTATCCTGCCCTGCCGAGACCGGTACAAAAGACGCCCAGCCAGCCCCTGTCCATGGTCCAAAACGGAAACGGTGCTCAGGCTGCCGACCCTGAATATGCACGATGGATGCGGACGAATGTGGTGCCGCGCCCGGAAAAGCGTTGTGCCGTCCAGATCAAGCTGACTCTGGGTGACATTACTGTTGCTCAGTTTCGCGGGTTGGCCGATGTGGTTGACCGCTATTCCCCTGATGGTCTTCGGACAACGCACCAACAGAACATGCTCCTCCACAGTATCCATCGGAAAGACCTTCCCGATCTCTATCGTGCGCTTTGTGAGATCGACCTGGCGGAGGCCGGTGCGGAACGGGTGGTGGACGTCATCGCCTGTCCGGGGGCCGAGACCTGTCAATTGGCCCTGACCTCCTCGATGGGACTGGGCGGCGCCCTTGTGGAATCTTTCTCAAAAGATCTGCCGGAGTATGAAGACCTTGAGGGCCTTCGGATTCGTATCTCCGGCTGCCCCAATTCCTGCGGTCATCATCATATCGCCGGGATCGGGTTTCACGGCGTCGCAAAAAAGGTCAATGGAACACTTGCCCCGCATTACCAGCTTCACCTTGGCGGAAAAGTCGATGCAGAGGCCT carries:
- a CDS encoding tetratricopeptide repeat protein; translated protein: MTQPDPNKIDAPMDTDRSGLFLNGKRFLHRRDYPAALRCFEADLEALGPNKTLNYRIDLLINIGNIYAQLDVPDRSQEYYREVLSLQQEKSDPHAVGLTLVNLGNLARENGDKTRAEAYYLEAEDLLEKEKDTHSLAVLYSNFGLLAQDKGELDEGIDYLKKSVELHKKTGFEEGLATTWGQLGRLFTKDGNDRDAEICLNYAATHFGSLGDPYGEIEALRGLAHLYKRRGDPELVLRCQNRMTEICRRFGLPSPGGDQAGLRSN
- a CDS encoding nitrite/sulfite reductase, whose amino-acid sequence is MKQTKIAVTEEITKEIENFGIQMARFKNKEIPEEKFKRFRLQYGIYGQRQAGLQMVRVKIPSGLLNARKLRCLADISEKYTKGIGHVTTRQDIQFHYVDLDHATTIMTQLAEAGLTTREACGNTVRNVTACQHAGTCPTELFDVTPYGEKVAYHLLRNPITQDMPRKFKISFSGCQSECGLAAIHDIGFIAESREIAGETVYGFKVLVGGGLGSHPKLAMLYTEFLPIDEVLVTCEAILRIFDKHGDRRRKSKARMKFILEKWGLDLFKEKVSEELAALKKEGREYPALPRPVQKTPSQPLSMVQNGNGAQAADPEYARWMRTNVVPRPEKRCAVQIKLTLGDITVAQFRGLADVVDRYSPDGLRTTHQQNMLLHSIHRKDLPDLYRALCEIDLAEAGAERVVDVIACPGAETCQLALTSSMGLGGALVESFSKDLPEYEDLEGLRIRISGCPNSCGHHHIAGIGFHGVAKKVNGTLAPHYQLHLGGKVDAEASVIGSSNLKIPAKNIPSMVLEMVRIYREKHQEEENFNDFVERFGRKQFCEQLERFTSLPTPEAAPDAYLDWKEEKAFTLDDLGPGECSGTVIDMIEYALRMGRETVKKAALAVKNSEYPEAVKLMKEAILFESRALLYTYGIESPHEDETLKEFQHKLVEQGILSEDFEYFTVDLGVWTDFDMAPTSVSTHVERAAALIAECQAAYDRMDASMKLRKREPSEV